One genomic segment of Amycolatopsis granulosa includes these proteins:
- a CDS encoding HpcH/HpaI aldolase/citrate lyase family protein, with the protein MRSPKDFFAPLAVGAPDPVREIPALPSRMIHFFDPGNEKMAAKVPGLATKVDVLLGNLEDAVRADRKEAARRGLVEIAKAHDFGSTQLWTRINSLDSPWVLDDLITLVGEIGDKLDVIMVPKVEGAQDIHYVDRLLAQLEARAGLGKPLLVHAILETASGVANVEEIAGASPRMQGISLGPADLAASRRMKTTRVGGGHPGYLVRTDPVGADLHAGRATYQQDLWHYTVARMVDACAMHGILPYYGPFGDIRDVVACEDQFRNAFLLGCVGAWSLHPAQIDIAKRVFSPEPGDVAWARKVIAAMGDGTGAVMIDGKMQDDASVKQCRVVAELADKLAERDPELKRAYDEATKEALA; encoded by the coding sequence ATGCGCTCGCCGAAGGACTTCTTCGCGCCCCTCGCCGTGGGGGCGCCGGATCCCGTCCGCGAGATCCCCGCGCTGCCGTCGCGGATGATCCACTTCTTCGACCCGGGCAACGAGAAGATGGCCGCGAAGGTCCCCGGGCTCGCGACGAAGGTCGACGTGCTGCTCGGCAACCTCGAGGACGCGGTGCGCGCCGACCGCAAGGAGGCCGCGCGCCGCGGCCTGGTGGAAATCGCGAAGGCGCACGACTTCGGGTCGACGCAGCTGTGGACCCGCATCAACAGCCTGGATTCGCCGTGGGTGCTGGACGACCTGATCACCCTGGTCGGCGAGATCGGCGACAAGCTCGACGTGATCATGGTGCCGAAGGTCGAGGGCGCGCAGGACATCCACTACGTCGACCGGCTCCTGGCGCAGCTGGAGGCCCGTGCGGGACTCGGGAAACCGCTGCTGGTGCACGCGATCCTGGAGACCGCGAGCGGGGTGGCGAACGTCGAGGAGATCGCCGGGGCGAGCCCGCGCATGCAGGGCATCTCGCTCGGCCCGGCGGACCTCGCGGCGAGCCGGCGGATGAAGACCACCCGCGTCGGCGGCGGCCACCCCGGCTACCTCGTGCGTACCGACCCCGTCGGCGCGGACCTGCACGCGGGGCGCGCCACCTACCAGCAGGACTTGTGGCACTACACGGTGGCGCGGATGGTCGACGCGTGCGCCATGCACGGGATCCTCCCCTACTACGGGCCGTTCGGCGACATCCGCGACGTGGTCGCGTGCGAGGACCAGTTCCGCAACGCGTTCCTGCTCGGCTGTGTCGGCGCCTGGTCGCTGCACCCCGCGCAGATCGACATCGCGAAGCGGGTGTTCTCACCGGAGCCAGGCGACGTGGCGTGGGCGCGGAAGGTGATCGCCGCGATGGGCGACGGCACCGGCGCGGTCATGATCGACGGGAAGATGCAGGACGACGCCTCGGTCAAGCAGTGCCGGGTGGTCGCCGAACTGGCCGACAAGCTGGCCGAGCGCGACCCTGAGCTGAAGCGGGCGTACGACGAGGCGACGAAGGAAGCACTGGCATGA
- a CDS encoding HpcH/HpaI aldolase/citrate lyase family protein — protein MSDVKPRRSVLYMPGANERALEKAKTLPADALILDLEDAVAPDAKDAARERVCAAAASGSYGSREVTIRVNGLDTEWHDADLRAAAQAGPAAVVVPKINSAAEVHNIERALELSGAPDHTKIWAMVETPVAMLHAEEIASASERLTVLVMGTNDLAKELHAEFVPGRAPLLGGLSLCLLAARAAGKVILDGVYNDVPDLDGFEAECRQGRQFGFDGKTLIHPGQIEPCNRVFAPSEEEVARARKIITAFAEAKAAGRGVATVDGRLIENLHVDNAQRILALAEAIAAKA, from the coding sequence ATGAGTGACGTGAAGCCGCGCCGGTCCGTGTTGTACATGCCGGGCGCGAACGAGCGGGCGCTGGAGAAGGCGAAAACGCTGCCGGCGGACGCGCTGATCCTGGACCTGGAGGACGCGGTCGCCCCCGACGCGAAGGACGCGGCGCGGGAACGCGTGTGCGCGGCGGCCGCGTCCGGTTCCTACGGCAGCCGCGAGGTGACCATCCGGGTGAACGGCCTGGACACCGAGTGGCACGACGCGGACCTGCGGGCCGCGGCGCAAGCCGGTCCGGCGGCGGTGGTCGTACCGAAGATCAACTCCGCGGCGGAGGTGCACAACATCGAGCGCGCCCTGGAACTGTCCGGAGCGCCCGACCACACCAAGATCTGGGCGATGGTCGAGACCCCCGTTGCGATGCTGCACGCGGAGGAGATCGCGTCCGCCAGCGAACGGCTGACCGTGCTGGTGATGGGCACGAACGACCTGGCCAAGGAGCTGCACGCGGAATTCGTCCCCGGCCGGGCGCCGCTGCTGGGCGGGTTGTCGCTGTGCCTGCTGGCCGCGCGGGCCGCGGGCAAGGTCATCCTGGACGGTGTCTACAACGACGTGCCGGACCTGGACGGCTTCGAAGCGGAGTGCCGGCAGGGACGCCAGTTCGGCTTCGACGGCAAGACGCTGATCCACCCGGGCCAGATCGAGCCGTGCAACCGGGTGTTCGCGCCGTCGGAGGAGGAGGTCGCCAGGGCGCGGAAGATCATCACCGCGTTCGCCGAGGCGAAGGCCGCGGGTCGCGGTGTGGCGACCGTCGACGGGCGCTTGATCGAAAACCTGCACGTGGACAACGCGCAGCGGATCCTGGCACTGGCGGAGGCCATCGCCGCGAAGGCGTAG
- a CDS encoding amidase, with protein MELTALSATDLLAAYRAGTLSPVEATEAVLARIDALEPALHALYAYDPGRAREAAKASEQRWAAGEAGPLDGVPLTLKENIATKGTPVPLGTAATELVPAPADAPAAARVREAGAVLLAKTTMPDYGMLTSGLSSFHPASRNPWDVSRTPGGSSAGAAAAAAAGYGPLHVGTDIGGSIRLPAGWCGLVGLKPSFGRVPVHPPFPGRVVGPLTRTVADTALLMGVLSAPDNRDHLSLPPAEIAWTQLDLDVTGLRLGLQLDAGVGLPVEDDVRAAVLDAAHRFEAAGAVVEPVEPFLTREMLDGLDDFWRVRAWCDISGLPPERQALVLPYIAAWAQGGAEVSGVAAYRGFAQMDAISVAALRAVDGFDFVLSPTCPVSAPPAGWASPTNDPARPFEHIAFTVPYNMSGQPAVSLNCGYTSAGQPVGLQIAGRRFDDLGVLQLAAVFERIRDPQRFPGV; from the coding sequence GTGGAGTTGACCGCGCTGTCCGCGACCGACCTGCTCGCCGCCTACCGCGCCGGAACGCTGTCCCCGGTCGAGGCCACCGAGGCGGTGCTCGCCCGCATCGACGCGCTCGAACCGGCGCTGCACGCGCTCTACGCCTACGACCCGGGGCGGGCACGGGAGGCGGCCAAGGCATCGGAGCAGCGGTGGGCCGCGGGGGAGGCTGGGCCGCTGGACGGCGTGCCCCTCACCCTCAAGGAGAACATCGCGACGAAGGGCACGCCGGTGCCGCTGGGCACGGCGGCGACCGAGCTGGTCCCGGCACCGGCCGATGCGCCCGCCGCCGCGCGCGTCCGCGAGGCCGGCGCGGTGCTGCTCGCCAAGACCACGATGCCCGACTACGGGATGCTGACCTCCGGGTTGTCCAGCTTCCACCCGGCGAGCCGCAACCCGTGGGACGTCTCCCGCACGCCCGGCGGGTCGAGCGCGGGCGCCGCCGCGGCGGCCGCCGCCGGATACGGGCCGCTGCACGTCGGCACCGACATCGGCGGCTCGATCCGGTTGCCGGCCGGCTGGTGCGGGCTGGTCGGGCTCAAGCCGAGCTTCGGGCGCGTCCCGGTCCACCCGCCGTTCCCCGGACGGGTCGTCGGCCCGCTGACCCGCACGGTCGCCGACACCGCGCTGCTGATGGGCGTGCTGTCCGCGCCGGACAACCGCGACCACCTGAGCCTGCCCCCGGCGGAGATCGCCTGGACCCAGCTCGATCTGGACGTCACCGGCCTGCGGCTGGGGTTGCAGCTCGACGCCGGCGTCGGCCTGCCGGTCGAGGACGACGTGCGCGCCGCCGTGCTCGACGCGGCCCACCGGTTCGAGGCCGCCGGCGCGGTCGTCGAACCGGTCGAACCGTTCCTGACCAGGGAGATGCTGGACGGGCTCGACGACTTCTGGCGGGTGCGGGCGTGGTGCGACATCAGCGGCCTGCCGCCGGAGCGGCAGGCGCTCGTGCTGCCCTACATCGCGGCCTGGGCGCAGGGCGGCGCCGAAGTCTCCGGGGTCGCGGCCTACCGCGGTTTCGCGCAGATGGACGCGATCAGCGTCGCCGCGCTGCGGGCCGTCGACGGCTTCGACTTCGTGCTGTCCCCGACCTGCCCGGTGTCGGCGCCACCCGCCGGGTGGGCGAGCCCGACCAACGACCCCGCGCGGCCGTTCGAGCACATCGCGTTCACCGTGCCGTACAACATGTCCGGACAGCCGGCGGTATCGCTGAACTGCGGTTATACGAGTGCCGGCCAGCCGGTCGGGCTGCAGATCGCCGGACGCAGGTTCGACGACCTCGGGGTGCTCCAGCTGGCGGCGGTGTTCGAACGGATTCGTGACCCACAGCGGTTTCCGGGGGTGTGA
- a CDS encoding SDR family oxidoreductase produces the protein MNYEKLFRLDGKRAVVLGAGSGIGRESALALAAHGAEVVCADRNPGAAGETARETGGRSYEIDVLDPAAVERAAAELGEVDVVVLTAATNVRKRLLDYRREEFDRVVALNLGATFDVVRAFGAGMVERGRGSIIGFSSIRGTTVEPGQGPYAATKAGLVQLFRTAAAEFGPSGVRVNAIAPGVVETPLTEQIKASPDWYAAYAGKSALGRWAKASELAGAVVYLASDAASFVTGAVLAVDGGWTAVDGRFTPPE, from the coding sequence GTGAACTACGAGAAGCTGTTCCGGCTCGACGGCAAGCGGGCCGTGGTGCTCGGCGCGGGCAGCGGCATCGGCCGCGAGTCGGCGCTGGCCCTGGCCGCGCACGGGGCCGAGGTCGTGTGCGCCGACCGCAACCCCGGCGCGGCGGGGGAGACCGCCCGGGAGACCGGCGGCCGGTCCTACGAGATCGACGTGCTCGACCCCGCGGCCGTGGAGCGCGCGGCGGCCGAGCTGGGCGAGGTCGACGTGGTCGTGCTGACCGCGGCCACCAACGTGCGCAAACGCCTGCTGGACTACCGGCGCGAGGAGTTCGACCGGGTGGTCGCGCTCAACCTCGGCGCGACGTTCGACGTCGTCCGGGCCTTCGGGGCGGGCATGGTCGAGCGCGGCCGCGGCAGCATCATCGGGTTCTCCTCGATCCGCGGCACCACCGTCGAACCGGGCCAGGGGCCCTACGCGGCGACCAAGGCGGGGCTCGTGCAGCTGTTCCGGACTGCGGCGGCCGAGTTCGGACCGTCCGGGGTGCGGGTCAACGCGATCGCGCCCGGCGTGGTCGAGACGCCGCTGACCGAGCAGATCAAGGCCAGCCCGGACTGGTACGCCGCGTACGCCGGCAAGAGCGCGCTGGGCCGGTGGGCCAAGGCGTCCGAACTGGCCGGCGCCGTCGTCTACCTGGCCTCCGACGCCGCGAGCTTCGTCACCGGTGCGGTGCTGGCCGTCGACGGGGGCTGGACCGCGGTGGACGGCCGCTTCACACCGCCGGAATGA
- a CDS encoding aldehyde dehydrogenase family protein, with protein MFDPYPDGLPVGREWVSTPDTTEIRFPFDGSVVARAPVGTVELAQLAVSEAVLVAREVAKLPSHVRRDVLLGVHRSLAEWRAELEGLLVVETGKPLVDCRVEVARTLVTWQAAAEEVARLHGETVPLDLLPAGEGLTGFWVRKPIGVVVGIAGFNYPLLLASHKIAPAIAAGCPVIVKPAPQTPLTTLWLVHLVRESAAAAGAPLPMVQLVTGDAEVGSALVTDPRIGAVSFTGSAAVGHRIAKDAAPRKTLLELGSNAALVVAGDADLDAAADAVLRGAFYASGQACISVQRLLVVDAVAEEFTERLLSRLPEVVAGDPRDEKTRVSALIDERSTRRVLDWISAAVAAGAKVAAGGEAVDGVIRPTVLTDVPDGVDCWDEEIFGPVVCLRRVADVDEAFAQVNASRYGLHASVFTGSLRTAVRAIDELEVGGVVVNEVPGFRSDTMPYGGVKDSGIGREGPRFAIDELTVTRMAVIRA; from the coding sequence ATGTTCGATCCGTATCCCGACGGGCTGCCGGTCGGGCGGGAGTGGGTGTCCACACCGGACACCACGGAGATCCGGTTCCCGTTCGACGGCTCCGTGGTCGCGCGGGCCCCCGTCGGCACGGTGGAGCTGGCCCAGCTCGCGGTCAGCGAGGCGGTGCTGGTCGCGCGGGAGGTGGCGAAGCTGCCCTCGCACGTCCGGCGTGACGTCCTGCTGGGTGTGCACCGGTCGCTGGCCGAGTGGCGGGCGGAGCTGGAGGGGCTGCTGGTCGTGGAGACCGGCAAACCGCTCGTGGACTGCCGCGTCGAGGTGGCCCGCACGCTGGTGACCTGGCAGGCCGCGGCGGAGGAGGTCGCCCGGTTGCACGGCGAAACCGTGCCGCTGGACCTGCTGCCCGCCGGTGAGGGGCTGACCGGGTTCTGGGTGCGCAAGCCGATCGGGGTGGTGGTCGGCATCGCCGGGTTCAACTACCCGCTGCTGCTCGCCTCGCACAAGATCGCCCCGGCGATCGCCGCCGGCTGCCCGGTGATCGTCAAACCGGCACCGCAGACCCCGCTCACGACCCTGTGGCTGGTGCACCTCGTGCGGGAGTCCGCCGCGGCCGCGGGCGCGCCGCTGCCGATGGTCCAGCTGGTCACCGGCGATGCCGAGGTCGGATCCGCGCTGGTCACCGACCCGCGGATCGGTGCGGTGTCGTTCACCGGCTCGGCCGCCGTGGGACACCGGATCGCGAAGGACGCCGCGCCCCGCAAGACGTTGCTGGAACTGGGGTCGAACGCCGCGCTGGTGGTGGCCGGCGACGCCGACCTGGACGCCGCGGCCGACGCGGTGCTGCGCGGCGCGTTCTACGCGTCCGGGCAGGCGTGCATCTCGGTGCAGCGGCTGCTCGTGGTGGACGCGGTGGCGGAGGAGTTCACCGAGCGGTTGCTGTCCCGGCTGCCGGAGGTGGTCGCCGGCGATCCACGCGACGAGAAGACCCGGGTGTCCGCGCTGATCGACGAGCGGTCCACCCGCCGCGTCCTCGACTGGATCTCCGCGGCCGTCGCGGCGGGCGCGAAGGTGGCCGCGGGCGGCGAGGCGGTGGACGGGGTGATCCGGCCCACCGTGCTGACCGACGTACCCGACGGGGTGGACTGCTGGGACGAGGAGATCTTCGGCCCGGTCGTCTGCCTGCGCCGGGTGGCCGATGTGGACGAGGCGTTCGCGCAGGTCAACGCCTCCCGCTACGGACTGCACGCCAGCGTGTTCACCGGATCCCTGCGGACCGCCGTGCGGGCGATCGACGAGCTGGAGGTGGGCGGCGTGGTGGTCAACGAGGTGCCCGGGTTCCGGTCCGACACCATGCCCTACGGCGGCGTGAAGGACTCCGGCATCGGACGCGAGGGTCCGCGGTTCGCGATCGACGAGCTGACCGTGACCCGGATGGCGGTGATCCGCGCGTGA
- a CDS encoding ATP-binding cassette domain-containing protein: protein MIELRDVHRRYRRPREVHALRGVSFTVEAGQRFGIVGESGSGKSTIVRLLAGLDRPTAGEIVFEGRRIDGLPERKLGFLRSAVQVVFQDPMGSLDPRMRVRDIIAEPLGRRDPDRVAELLIAVGLPPDAAGRYPHQFSGGQRQRISIARALAPRPRVLVADEPVSALDVSVRKQILDLLAELTERFDLTLVFVSHDLAVVRRVCDTVAVMRRGELVEMGAVDQVYDEPRHPYTRELIAAAPNLRAELARLQGGR from the coding sequence GTGATCGAACTGCGCGATGTCCACCGCCGCTACCGGCGGCCACGCGAGGTGCACGCCCTGCGCGGGGTGTCGTTCACGGTCGAGGCCGGGCAGCGGTTCGGCATCGTCGGCGAGTCCGGGTCCGGCAAGTCGACGATCGTGCGGCTGCTGGCCGGGCTGGACCGGCCGACCGCCGGGGAGATCGTGTTCGAGGGCAGGCGCATCGACGGCCTGCCCGAGCGGAAGCTGGGCTTCCTGCGGTCCGCGGTGCAGGTGGTGTTCCAGGACCCGATGGGTTCGCTCGATCCGCGCATGCGGGTGCGCGACATCATCGCCGAACCGCTGGGCCGCCGCGACCCGGACCGCGTCGCGGAGCTGCTGATCGCGGTCGGGCTGCCGCCCGATGCCGCCGGCCGGTACCCGCACCAGTTCTCCGGCGGGCAGCGGCAGCGCATCTCGATCGCTCGCGCGCTGGCGCCGCGGCCGCGGGTGCTCGTCGCGGACGAGCCGGTCAGCGCGCTCGACGTGTCGGTGCGCAAACAAATCCTCGACCTGCTCGCCGAACTGACCGAGCGGTTCGATCTGACGCTGGTGTTCGTTTCGCACGACCTCGCGGTGGTACGCCGGGTCTGCGACACCGTCGCCGTGATGCGGCGCGGCGAGCTGGTGGAGATGGGCGCGGTGGACCAGGTCTACGACGAACCGCGGCACCCCTACACGCGGGAACTGATCGCGGCGGCGCCGAACCTGCGTGCGGAACTGGCCAGGTTGCAGGGAGGACGATGA
- a CDS encoding ABC transporter ATP-binding protein — MTLEVSELSVHAGPSPLVREVSFTVGRGERVGLIGESGSGKSLTASAVMGLLPEGLHATGSAKLGGAELVGASERELSRRRGRDLAMVFQEPMTALNPLMRVGRQVAEPIRLHGGASRSAARRAAVALLEAVQLPDPEQLARAYPHQLSGGQRQRVMLAIALANDPALLICDEPTTALDVTVQAQVLDLILAGVAERDTALLFITHDLAVVAKVCTRVLVMLDGRIVEEGSTSDVLTRPRHEYTKKLLAASDLEAA; from the coding sequence ATGACCCTGGAAGTGTCGGAGTTGTCGGTGCACGCCGGGCCGAGCCCGCTGGTGCGGGAGGTGTCGTTCACGGTCGGCCGGGGTGAACGGGTCGGGCTGATCGGCGAGTCCGGGTCCGGCAAGTCGCTGACCGCCTCCGCGGTGATGGGCCTGCTGCCGGAGGGACTGCACGCGACCGGGTCGGCGAAGCTGGGCGGCGCCGAGCTGGTCGGCGCGTCCGAGCGTGAGCTGTCGCGGCGGCGCGGGCGCGACCTCGCGATGGTGTTCCAGGAGCCGATGACCGCGCTGAACCCGCTGATGCGCGTGGGCAGGCAGGTCGCCGAGCCGATCCGGCTGCACGGTGGTGCGTCGCGGAGCGCGGCCCGGCGGGCTGCGGTGGCGTTGCTGGAGGCGGTGCAGCTGCCCGATCCGGAACAGCTCGCGCGGGCCTACCCGCACCAGCTCTCCGGCGGCCAGCGGCAACGGGTGATGCTGGCGATCGCGCTGGCCAACGATCCGGCGCTGCTGATCTGCGACGAGCCCACGACCGCGCTCGACGTGACCGTGCAGGCGCAGGTGCTCGACCTGATCCTGGCCGGGGTCGCGGAACGGGACACCGCGCTGCTGTTCATCACGCACGACCTGGCCGTGGTGGCGAAGGTGTGCACGCGCGTGCTCGTCATGCTCGACGGCCGCATCGTCGAGGAAGGGTCCACTTCGGACGTGCTCACCCGGCCGCGGCACGAATACACGAAGAAGCTGCTGGCCGCGTCGGACCTGGAGGCGGCGTGA
- a CDS encoding ABC transporter permease, with the protein MSAPVFRRTSPTLVTGAVLVGLVVLAALVSFGWTPHDPLKVDATARLLGPTGEYWLGTDKFGRDVFSQILVGARTTLYVGVIAVGVAALAGTPLGVLAGMSKRSLGEFVMRVNDLVLAFPALLLAIMLGAVYGASTVTAMIAIGVATIPSFARIARSGTLQVMSTEYVLAARAAGRSRFFIARRHVLPNIGGLVIVQCSVSFGIAVLAEAALSFLGFGTRPPTPSWGRMLQESQELLTVQPRLALVPGLAIAIAVLGFNLLGDGLRDRLDPRLERR; encoded by the coding sequence ATGAGCGCACCGGTGTTCCGACGGACCTCGCCCACGCTGGTCACCGGCGCGGTGCTGGTCGGGCTCGTGGTGCTGGCGGCGCTGGTGTCGTTCGGGTGGACGCCGCACGACCCGCTCAAGGTGGACGCGACGGCGCGGCTGCTCGGCCCGACCGGCGAGTACTGGCTCGGCACCGACAAGTTCGGCCGGGACGTGTTCAGCCAGATCCTCGTCGGCGCCCGCACCACCCTCTACGTCGGCGTGATCGCGGTGGGCGTCGCGGCGCTGGCCGGCACGCCGCTGGGCGTGCTGGCCGGCATGTCGAAGCGGTCGCTCGGCGAGTTCGTCATGCGGGTCAACGACCTCGTGCTGGCCTTCCCCGCGCTGCTGCTGGCGATCATGCTCGGTGCGGTCTACGGCGCGAGCACGGTCACCGCGATGATCGCGATCGGCGTGGCGACCATCCCGTCGTTCGCGCGGATCGCGCGCTCGGGCACGTTGCAGGTGATGAGCACCGAATACGTGCTCGCGGCGCGCGCGGCCGGGCGGTCGCGGTTCTTCATCGCGCGGCGGCACGTGCTGCCGAACATCGGCGGCCTGGTGATCGTGCAGTGCTCGGTGTCGTTCGGCATCGCGGTGCTGGCCGAGGCGGCGTTGTCGTTCCTCGGCTTCGGCACGCGCCCGCCGACGCCGTCCTGGGGACGGATGCTGCAGGAGTCCCAGGAACTGCTGACCGTGCAGCCGCGGCTGGCGCTGGTTCCGGGCCTGGCGATCGCGATCGCGGTGCTCGGGTTCAACCTGCTCGGCGACGGTCTGCGCGATCGTCTCGACCCACGGCTGGAGCGGCGATGA
- a CDS encoding ABC transporter permease: MALAILRRVAILVISVLVASIVVFAFLAVLPGDPAQVALGINATPELLARTRADFGLDRPLVEQYLSWMGGVLHGDFGRSYVTGEAIGPQLADRLGVTLWLVGAGMLVAVVLAVPFGALAAMWHRRFGGTAISGLSQLGVAVPAFLAGILLVQVFAVQLRWLPSGGWTPPDQGAGEFLRGLILPALSLGIVQGAVLTRYVRSAVLDTLGQDYLRTARSKGLRPYPALMRHGMRNSAVPVVTVLGLQLATLLIGAVVVERVFVLPGLGSMLLDSVSARDLLSVQGIVLVLVVAVLVVNFVVDLLYVVIDPRLRTAR, translated from the coding sequence ATGGCACTGGCGATCCTGCGCCGCGTGGCGATCCTGGTGATCAGCGTGCTGGTCGCCTCGATCGTGGTGTTCGCGTTCCTGGCCGTGCTGCCCGGTGATCCGGCGCAGGTCGCGCTCGGCATCAACGCCACCCCGGAGCTGCTCGCCAGGACCCGTGCGGACTTCGGTCTCGACCGGCCGCTCGTCGAGCAGTACCTGAGCTGGATGGGCGGTGTGCTGCACGGCGACTTCGGCCGGTCCTACGTCACCGGCGAGGCGATCGGGCCGCAGCTCGCCGACCGGCTCGGCGTCACGTTGTGGCTGGTGGGCGCGGGGATGCTGGTCGCGGTGGTGCTCGCGGTGCCGTTCGGCGCGCTCGCCGCGATGTGGCACCGGCGGTTCGGCGGCACGGCGATCTCCGGATTGTCGCAGCTGGGCGTGGCGGTGCCGGCGTTCCTCGCCGGGATCCTGCTGGTGCAGGTGTTCGCGGTACAGCTGCGGTGGCTGCCCTCCGGCGGGTGGACGCCGCCTGACCAGGGTGCCGGCGAGTTCCTGCGCGGCCTGATCCTGCCCGCGCTGTCGCTCGGCATCGTGCAGGGCGCCGTGCTGACGCGGTACGTGCGCTCGGCCGTGCTGGACACCCTCGGCCAGGACTACCTGCGCACCGCACGCTCGAAGGGACTGCGCCCGTACCCGGCGCTGATGCGGCACGGCATGCGCAACTCGGCGGTGCCGGTGGTGACCGTGCTCGGGTTGCAGCTGGCGACGCTGCTCATCGGCGCGGTCGTGGTGGAGCGGGTGTTCGTGCTGCCCGGCCTGGGCAGCATGCTGCTGGACTCGGTGTCCGCGCGTGATCTGCTGTCGGTGCAGGGCATCGTGCTGGTGCTGGTGGTGGCGGTGCTGGTGGTCAACTTCGTGGTCGATCTGCTCTACGTGGTGATCGACCCCCGGCTGAGGACGGCACGATGA
- a CDS encoding ABC transporter substrate-binding protein codes for MKVRISAALALLLVISACSAGSTASVSSGPDTLSVGFTAEPANFDFTRTDGSAIPQALLYNVYEGLVKLDPGGKIVPLLAKSWTVSEDRRTYDFQLQPGVRFSNGAPFTAADVKFSIDRVKTGWTISIKSKMDVVDHVEVVDPLHARVVLTKPSNGWLFDMTGRVGAMFSPTGVADLANTPVGTGPYEVQSRRRGDSIVLRANPAYWGRQPAYRTVILKYIKDPTALNNALLSNGIDVIAQISAPDSIPQFENDNRFTVLQGTTNGEVVLSFNGAKAPFTDARVRRALTLAVDRKALLDTAWAGRGTVLGSMVPPTDPWYEDLSGYYPHDPARARALLAEAGQPNLSIRLRVANLPYATAAAQVVASDLADVGVHVTIEPLDFPAVWLKQVFTDHDFDASIVQHVEARDITTFGNPKYYWGYDNPQVRQLLAAADAGTPAEQVADMRQVARTITADAAADWLFLYPNVVVAKKKVTGLAANQVSESFDLTGLG; via the coding sequence ATGAAAGTCCGAATTTCCGCGGCACTGGCGCTTCTGCTGGTGATCTCGGCCTGCTCCGCCGGGTCCACGGCCTCGGTCAGCTCCGGCCCGGACACCCTCTCCGTCGGGTTCACGGCCGAACCGGCGAACTTCGACTTCACCCGCACCGACGGCAGCGCGATCCCGCAGGCGCTGCTCTACAACGTCTACGAGGGCCTGGTGAAGCTCGATCCGGGCGGCAAGATCGTGCCGTTGCTCGCGAAGTCCTGGACCGTGAGCGAGGACCGGCGCACCTACGACTTCCAGCTCCAGCCCGGTGTGCGGTTCAGCAACGGCGCGCCGTTCACCGCGGCCGACGTCAAGTTCTCGATCGACCGGGTCAAGACCGGCTGGACGATCTCCATCAAGTCCAAGATGGACGTCGTGGACCACGTCGAGGTGGTCGACCCGCTGCACGCGCGTGTCGTGCTGACGAAACCGAGCAACGGCTGGCTGTTCGACATGACCGGTCGCGTCGGTGCGATGTTCAGTCCCACCGGCGTCGCGGACCTGGCGAACACCCCGGTCGGCACCGGGCCCTACGAGGTTCAGTCCCGGCGCCGTGGCGATTCGATCGTGCTCCGGGCCAACCCCGCCTACTGGGGACGGCAACCCGCCTACCGGACCGTGATCCTCAAGTACATCAAGGATCCCACCGCCCTGAACAACGCGCTGCTCAGCAACGGCATCGACGTGATCGCGCAGATCTCGGCGCCGGACTCCATCCCGCAGTTCGAGAACGACAACCGCTTCACCGTCCTGCAGGGCACCACCAACGGCGAGGTCGTGCTGTCCTTCAACGGCGCGAAGGCCCCGTTCACCGACGCGCGCGTCCGCCGTGCACTCACGCTCGCCGTGGACCGGAAGGCGTTGCTGGACACCGCCTGGGCCGGCCGCGGCACGGTGCTCGGCAGCATGGTGCCGCCCACCGACCCGTGGTACGAGGACCTGTCCGGCTACTACCCGCACGACCCGGCGCGGGCCAGGGCACTGCTCGCCGAAGCGGGGCAGCCGAACCTGTCGATCCGGTTGCGTGTCGCGAACCTGCCCTACGCCACCGCGGCCGCGCAGGTCGTCGCCTCGGACCTGGCCGATGTCGGCGTGCACGTCACGATCGAGCCGCTGGACTTCCCGGCGGTGTGGCTCAAGCAGGTCTTCACCGACCACGACTTCGACGCCTCGATCGTCCAGCACGTCGAGGCGCGCGACATCACCACCTTCGGCAACCCCAAGTACTACTGGGGGTACGACAACCCGCAGGTCCGCCAGCTGCTCGCGGCCGCCGACGCCGGCACCCCCGCCGAGCAGGTCGCGGACATGCGCCAGGTCGCCCGCACGATCACCGCGGACGCGGCAGCGGACTGGCTGTTCCTGTACCCGAACGTGGTGGTGGCGAAGAAGAAGGTGACCGGGCTGGCCGCGAACCAGGTCAGCGAGTCCTTCGACCTGACGGGGCTGGGCTGA